Proteins encoded within one genomic window of Sinorhizobium sp. B11:
- the traG gene encoding Ti-type conjugative transfer system protein TraG, producing the protein MAHRIILPVLALGLMLSATLLTMGMDVTLVDLGKTSAGRRALAGIGLALPFVSAAATGLALLFACAGSAAIRLAGAGVVTGAMSSLAIAAFEQAARHATAMPSARSVPPYIDPATMIGACALLLSAAFSLRVVVAGNAAFVRPTPRRTHGKRAVHGEAEWMSLSQAQALFTPTGGIVIGECYRVDRTDVAGRPFQASDKESWGPGGRQPLLCFDCSFGSTHGIVFAGSGGFKTTSVTIPTALKWGGTLVLLDPSNEVAPMVATHRQAAGRRIKILDPHQPAVGFNALDWIGRFGASKEEDIAAIASWIMSDSGRSGGLRDDFFRASGQQLLTAMIADVCLSGQTDGDRQTLRQVRANLAEPEPQLRRRLEGIYERSGSEFVRSNVAVFVNMTPETFSGVYANAVKETHWLSYENYAALVSGSSFSTDELASGTTDVFINIDLKTLETHAGLARLIIGSFLNAIYNRDGVVSEPSLFLLDEAARLGYMRVLETARDAGRKYGITLAMIYQSIGQMRETYGGRDAASKWFESASWISFAAINDPETAEYISRGCGMTTVEVDQESRSVQARGSSRTRSKQLAPRPLILPHEVLQMRADEQIVFTAGNRPLRCGRAIWFRRADMRACVNENRFHRNTR; encoded by the coding sequence ATGGCACATAGGATCATCCTGCCGGTTCTTGCCCTTGGGCTGATGCTGAGCGCAACGCTCCTGACGATGGGCATGGATGTGACGCTTGTCGATTTGGGCAAGACCAGCGCCGGCCGGCGCGCTCTGGCAGGCATCGGCCTGGCTCTGCCCTTTGTCTCTGCCGCGGCGACAGGTCTTGCCCTGCTCTTTGCCTGCGCCGGGTCGGCGGCAATCCGGCTCGCCGGCGCGGGTGTCGTTACAGGGGCCATGTCGAGCCTCGCTATCGCAGCGTTTGAACAAGCCGCGCGACACGCCACAGCCATGCCATCAGCCAGGTCAGTCCCACCCTATATCGATCCCGCGACGATGATCGGCGCTTGTGCGCTTCTGCTGTCGGCTGCTTTCAGCTTGCGGGTCGTGGTTGCAGGCAACGCAGCCTTTGTCCGCCCGACCCCGAGGCGGACGCATGGCAAACGTGCAGTTCACGGCGAGGCCGAGTGGATGTCATTGTCTCAAGCGCAAGCGCTCTTTACCCCGACCGGTGGCATCGTCATCGGCGAGTGTTACCGCGTGGATCGGACCGACGTTGCTGGCCGGCCATTTCAGGCAAGCGACAAGGAGAGCTGGGGTCCCGGCGGCAGGCAGCCCCTTCTCTGTTTCGATTGCTCGTTCGGTTCGACCCATGGAATCGTCTTTGCCGGATCCGGCGGCTTCAAGACGACGTCGGTGACAATCCCTACCGCCCTCAAATGGGGCGGCACGCTCGTCCTGCTCGATCCTTCCAATGAGGTAGCCCCGATGGTAGCAACGCACCGGCAGGCGGCAGGTCGCCGGATCAAGATCCTCGATCCGCATCAGCCCGCTGTCGGCTTCAACGCGCTCGACTGGATAGGCCGCTTCGGCGCGTCGAAGGAGGAGGATATAGCAGCGATCGCCTCCTGGATCATGAGCGATAGCGGACGGAGCGGCGGCCTTCGCGACGATTTCTTCCGCGCATCGGGGCAGCAGCTGCTGACCGCAATGATTGCCGATGTCTGCCTGTCGGGGCAGACCGACGGGGACCGGCAGACGCTGCGGCAGGTGCGCGCCAATCTTGCCGAACCCGAACCGCAACTGCGCCGGCGCCTGGAGGGGATCTACGAGAGGTCGGGTTCCGAATTCGTGCGAAGCAACGTCGCCGTCTTCGTCAACATGACGCCGGAAACCTTTTCCGGCGTCTATGCCAATGCCGTCAAGGAAACGCATTGGCTTTCCTATGAAAATTACGCGGCCCTGGTGTCGGGCTCGAGCTTTTCGACCGATGAGCTCGCCTCCGGGACAACCGACGTCTTCATCAATATCGACCTGAAGACGCTCGAGACGCATGCCGGACTCGCGCGCCTGATCATTGGCTCCTTCCTGAACGCGATCTACAATCGCGACGGCGTCGTGAGCGAACCTTCGCTTTTCCTCCTCGATGAGGCGGCCCGTCTCGGCTATATGCGCGTCCTGGAAACGGCAAGGGACGCCGGCCGCAAATATGGCATCACGCTGGCGATGATCTACCAGTCGATCGGCCAGATGCGGGAAACTTATGGCGGTCGGGATGCTGCCAGCAAATGGTTCGAGAGCGCGAGCTGGATTTCGTTTGCCGCGATCAACGATCCGGAGACTGCCGAGTATATTTCGCGCGGCTGCGGCATGACGACCGTCGAGGTCGACCAGGAAAGCCGCAGCGTGCAGGCGAGGGGATCGTCGCGCACGCGCTCGAAACAGCTGGCGCCACGCCCGCTGATCCTGCCCCATGAGGTGCTGCAGATGCGCGCCGACGAGCAGATCGTCTTCACGGCGGGTAACCGGCCACTTCGCTGCGGGCGAGCGATCTGGTTCAGAAGAGCCGACATGCGCGCCTGCGTGAACGAAAACCGCTTCCATAGAAACACGCGATAG
- a CDS encoding DUF736 domain-containing protein — MASIGTFTSIENGFSGSIRTLALNVKARIARIDNPTDKGPHYRVLAGPVELGAAWKKTSEQGRDYLSVKLDDPSFSAPIYATLSEIEGEEGYQLIWSRRVSQD, encoded by the coding sequence ATGGCAAGCATCGGTACCTTCACCAGCATCGAAAATGGCTTCTCCGGCTCGATCCGCACCCTCGCCCTCAACGTCAAGGCCCGTATCGCCCGGATCGACAATCCCACAGACAAGGGCCCGCACTACCGCGTCTTGGCCGGTCCCGTCGAACTCGGCGCCGCCTGGAAGAAAACCTCCGAACAGGGCCGCGACTATCTCTCGGTCAAGCTCGACGATCCAAGCTTCTCAGCCCCGATCTACGCAACGCTCTCGGAGATCGAGGGGGAAGAGGGATACCAGCTGATCTGGTCGCGCCGCGTCAGCCAGGACTGA
- a CDS encoding HU family DNA-binding protein produces the protein MTTTNEIADKIAGAHGLTKVQGKAIVEAVLASITEAALAGNETSLPGFGKFKVKATPEREARNPSTGATIKVAAAKKLSFQPAKALKDAMNK, from the coding sequence ATGACGACGACAAATGAAATCGCAGACAAGATCGCCGGTGCCCACGGCCTGACAAAGGTCCAGGGCAAAGCGATCGTCGAAGCCGTCCTGGCTTCGATCACAGAGGCGGCCCTTGCCGGAAACGAGACATCACTGCCTGGTTTTGGAAAGTTCAAGGTGAAGGCGACGCCGGAACGCGAGGCGCGCAATCCTTCGACCGGCGCCACGATCAAGGTTGCGGCCGCAAAGAAGCTGAGCTTCCAGCCGGCCAAGGCCCTCAAGGATGCGATGAACAAGTGA
- a CDS encoding PAS domain-containing protein: protein MMLEDPYRLLKTSHVQAQGIVDTLTVPLLVLDERFRIVTANNAFLRAFKVERDDIIEKTLFSLGSGQWDIPDLKVVFEMIIPKSAGVLGYQVTHDFPLIGKRSFVLDARRLVHPDDNSVNITISAAGLDRFRITTGPAAELRASRVLPVGMMIHELTTNAIKYGALSVPDGAVLIGWNKEERDGKHVVEWREKNGPPCHNPERKGYGTELIHGTAAHLGGKAGLTFNPHGLVATLEIPL, encoded by the coding sequence ATGATGCTCGAAGACCCCTACCGCCTTTTGAAAACCAGTCACGTACAGGCACAGGGCATTGTCGATACGCTTACGGTCCCCCTGCTGGTGCTAGACGAGCGCTTTCGCATCGTCACCGCCAACAATGCCTTCCTCAGAGCCTTCAAGGTCGAACGCGACGATATCATCGAAAAGACGCTGTTTTCGCTCGGCAGCGGACAATGGGACATCCCCGACCTCAAGGTGGTGTTTGAAATGATCATTCCAAAGAGCGCGGGCGTCCTGGGCTATCAGGTCACCCATGACTTCCCCCTTATCGGCAAGCGCAGCTTCGTCCTCGATGCACGCCGGCTCGTTCATCCGGACGACAACAGCGTCAACATAACGATTTCTGCCGCGGGGCTGGATCGTTTCCGCATCACGACAGGTCCTGCCGCCGAGCTTCGGGCCTCGCGGGTTCTTCCCGTCGGCATGATGATCCACGAATTGACGACCAATGCCATCAAATATGGCGCACTCTCCGTCCCGGACGGTGCGGTGCTGATAGGCTGGAACAAAGAGGAAAGGGACGGCAAGCACGTCGTGGAGTGGCGCGAAAAAAACGGCCCCCCCTGCCACAACCCGGAACGAAAGGGCTATGGAACGGAGCTGATCCACGGCACCGCGGCCCACCTCGGCGGGAAGGCCGGGTTGACCTTCAATCCGCACGGGCTGGTGGCGACACTCGAAATTCCTTTGTGA
- a CDS encoding recombinase family protein, with translation MDCKRTIQVVKTSNDERPPSRLIGYARVSSEDQLYDAQMEELRATGCHRIYEEHGSGASQARPVLARLLGELTAGDVLVIVRLDRLARSIGHLMTVLEDLESRGVYFRSIRDPIDTATPQGRFALQVLGAVAQLERALASERTKAGIKAAKSRGRRPGNPGLRERRPEAIRVVSQARQRLYLDELMASAQTWLPVVRQLRPQHSWDNVVQVLNRRGQDWSVERLRRAVHRMVGEKLAEQELLARAPRRPPEDRLMKLVAAISIADPDLSLRKIAAQLDQMGERPARGGKKWQPSSVRHLLDEAHRFGLMPR, from the coding sequence ATGGACTGCAAACGGACCATCCAAGTGGTGAAAACATCGAACGACGAACGGCCCCCAAGCCGGCTCATCGGCTACGCCCGCGTCTCGAGCGAGGATCAGCTCTACGACGCACAGATGGAGGAACTGCGCGCCACAGGCTGTCATCGAATCTACGAGGAACACGGCTCCGGCGCATCGCAAGCGCGGCCAGTACTGGCTAGGCTGCTTGGCGAACTCACCGCCGGGGACGTGCTGGTAATTGTTCGTCTTGATCGCCTGGCGCGCTCGATAGGCCATCTGATGACGGTGCTCGAGGATCTGGAGAGCCGCGGTGTCTATTTCCGATCGATCCGCGATCCGATCGATACCGCAACGCCTCAGGGCAGGTTTGCTCTCCAGGTGCTAGGCGCAGTGGCGCAGCTTGAACGCGCGCTGGCCTCCGAACGGACCAAGGCCGGCATAAAGGCGGCAAAGTCGCGCGGCAGGCGTCCTGGAAATCCCGGCCTGCGAGAGCGGCGCCCGGAAGCGATCAGGGTCGTCTCGCAGGCGAGACAAAGACTTTACCTCGACGAACTGATGGCATCCGCGCAAACATGGCTGCCGGTCGTGCGGCAACTTCGGCCCCAGCACAGCTGGGACAATGTCGTACAGGTGCTCAATCGCCGCGGCCAGGACTGGAGCGTGGAACGCCTGCGTCGCGCCGTGCATCGCATGGTTGGCGAAAAACTGGCGGAACAGGAACTCCTGGCGCGGGCTCCTCGCCGGCCCCCAGAGGACCGTTTGATGAAGCTGGTCGCTGCGATTTCGATTGCTGACCCGGATCTCTCGCTTCGAAAGATCGCAGCGCAGCTCGATCAGATGGGGGAGCGCCCAGCTCGCGGTGGCAAGAAATGGCAGCCGTCCTCGGTTCGCCATCTGCTCGACGAAGCCCATCGCTTCGGCCTCATGCCGCGCTGA
- a CDS encoding four-helix bundle copper-binding protein has protein sequence MHVREMIESHPNVHGRSADALLRCIQECYACAQACTSCADACLSEPSPPGLAQCIRLNLDCGDICATTGMIASRMTGSNMEVVHKLIDTCAEACHACESECNEHSEMHPHCRICAQACRRRCYEACLSALPLAH, from the coding sequence ATGCATGTTCGCGAAATGATCGAAAGCCACCCCAATGTCCATGGCCGATCGGCAGACGCTCTGCTCAGGTGCATTCAAGAATGCTACGCCTGTGCTCAGGCTTGCACGAGTTGCGCGGATGCCTGCCTTTCGGAACCATCCCCGCCCGGACTTGCCCAATGCATACGCCTTAACCTCGATTGCGGCGATATCTGCGCGACGACCGGCATGATCGCATCTCGGATGACCGGCTCCAATATGGAGGTCGTCCACAAGCTCATCGATACCTGCGCCGAGGCATGTCACGCCTGCGAGAGCGAATGCAACGAACATAGCGAAATGCATCCACACTGCCGTATCTGCGCACAGGCATGCAGGCGCCGCTGCTACGAAGCCTGTTTATCCGCCCTGCCGCTTGCGCATTGA
- a CDS encoding BA14K family protein encodes MKAIASAAFGIASSIGICIAAGSLASVVLANSEAHTFESLSQPDLWTTTPVRVDIAHQNYERIPAVYSSYVTDAPKVAVASRAKAILPEEPEVTAPTLSAEHLSWCAGHYRSFDAATNRYRAYSGQMKTCMSPFAASSSTVATTGAVSNGADSAAAAWCAARYKSYRAEDNSYQPYDGPRTACVPPTRQVVASTAVSNGNEAGTLASN; translated from the coding sequence ATGAAGGCCATCGCTTCCGCCGCGTTCGGCATTGCGAGCTCTATCGGCATATGCATTGCAGCCGGCTCGCTCGCCTCCGTTGTGCTGGCCAATTCCGAGGCTCACACGTTCGAAAGCCTCTCGCAACCCGATCTGTGGACGACCACACCGGTTCGTGTCGACATTGCCCACCAGAATTATGAGCGCATCCCCGCCGTCTATTCCAGCTATGTCACCGACGCGCCGAAGGTCGCGGTGGCGTCTCGCGCGAAGGCGATACTACCCGAAGAACCCGAGGTAACGGCGCCGACGCTATCGGCGGAGCATCTCAGCTGGTGCGCCGGCCATTATCGTTCGTTTGATGCCGCCACCAACAGGTACCGGGCCTATAGCGGACAGATGAAGACCTGTATGTCGCCCTTTGCTGCTTCTTCAAGCACGGTTGCCACGACCGGGGCGGTATCGAATGGTGCAGATAGCGCCGCGGCGGCATGGTGTGCCGCCCGCTACAAGTCCTATCGCGCCGAGGACAACAGCTACCAGCCCTATGACGGGCCGCGCACAGCCTGTGTGCCGCCGACGCGGCAGGTCGTGGCCTCGACGGCAGTTTCCAACGGGAATGAGGCAGGGACATTGGCGTCGAACTGA
- a CDS encoding DUF1236 domain-containing protein encodes MFHKIMIGAAVSAALMSGAAFAQSSTVNGAAGGAVTGAIVGGPVGAAVGGVAGAIVGTAIDPPPQKVVTYVQEAPAPSTRVVVKEKVVVGQALPETVVVTPVPENPKYAYAIVNDERVIVEPSSRKVIQVIN; translated from the coding sequence ATGTTTCATAAGATCATGATCGGTGCGGCCGTGTCGGCTGCCCTCATGTCGGGCGCAGCCTTCGCCCAGTCGTCTACCGTCAATGGCGCAGCAGGCGGCGCCGTCACCGGCGCGATCGTCGGCGGTCCGGTCGGCGCAGCTGTCGGCGGTGTGGCCGGTGCAATCGTCGGTACTGCGATCGACCCGCCGCCGCAGAAGGTCGTCACCTATGTCCAGGAAGCGCCGGCCCCGTCCACGCGTGTCGTCGTCAAGGAGAAGGTTGTTGTCGGCCAGGCGCTGCCCGAAACGGTTGTCGTGACGCCAGTGCCCGAAAACCCGAAATACGCATATGCGATCGTGAACGACGAACGCGTCATCGTCGAACCGTCTTCCCGCAAGGTCATTCAGGTCATCAACTGA
- a CDS encoding cold-shock protein has product MPTGTVKFFNADKGFGFITPETGGPDIFAHVTALLSGNLLKEGQNVSYEVGQDRRTGKSKAENVRLL; this is encoded by the coding sequence ATGCCGACTGGCACAGTAAAGTTTTTCAATGCCGACAAGGGGTTTGGCTTCATTACCCCGGAAACGGGCGGACCGGATATCTTCGCCCATGTGACCGCCTTGCTATCGGGAAACCTCCTCAAGGAAGGCCAGAATGTCTCCTATGAGGTTGGGCAGGATCGCAGGACCGGCAAGTCCAAGGCCGAAAACGTCAGATTGCTGTAA
- a CDS encoding DUF2934 domain-containing protein, translating into MGFEDARAITKNTTVPLSSGLIAPFTSFDKSLPRRRRMAANEDRIRQRAYEIWEQEGRPHGEDMKHWLQAFEEIAASAARSGQAVRKTATKKAAVPNVSGKAKQAGKSKAGAQSAPTTKPPEKNNANDERRDQALTSRS; encoded by the coding sequence TTGGGCTTCGAAGACGCTCGCGCCATAACCAAAAACACGACCGTACCGTTGTCGTCAGGTCTGATCGCGCCATTTACGTCGTTTGATAAGAGTTTGCCGAGGAGAAGACGCATGGCAGCGAATGAAGATCGTATCAGACAACGGGCCTATGAAATCTGGGAGCAGGAGGGGCGGCCGCACGGGGAGGACATGAAACATTGGCTGCAGGCGTTTGAGGAGATTGCCGCAAGCGCTGCGAGAAGCGGTCAGGCGGTCAGGAAGACAGCAACGAAGAAGGCAGCGGTTCCGAACGTATCCGGCAAGGCCAAACAGGCGGGAAAATCGAAAGCAGGCGCCCAGAGCGCCCCGACGACAAAGCCGCCGGAAAAAAACAACGCGAACGACGAGCGGCGCGACCAAGCATTGACAAGCCGCTCTTGA
- the repB gene encoding plasmid partitioning protein RepB, whose product MARKNLIEISNANEARPDPSVSPARDSRPIAGFIPQTRSAGLVGGITKTLGSITEKVERANDLERQLAEGRTIVEIDTALIDASFVADRLDIDAAELGQLTEQIREHGQQVPILVRPHPQAKGRYQVAFGHRRLAAAKALKIKIKAVVRALTDEQLVVSQGQENNARADLSYIERALFAHRLEEKNFGGAVITAALSIDRAALAKMRAVTRQVPIALITAIGSAPGIGRRRWMEFGEHLGKVDIDALIEMLSADNIGRLSSDDRFQRAFAFATARQAALTATSASQIADLPVKFKRTPTTATFVFDNKAAPGFDEFVQERLERLYAQYRQERDAG is encoded by the coding sequence ATGGCGCGCAAGAACCTCATCGAAATCTCGAACGCGAACGAAGCCCGGCCCGATCCGTCCGTATCCCCGGCGCGCGACAGCCGGCCGATCGCCGGCTTCATCCCGCAGACGAGGAGCGCGGGCCTTGTCGGCGGGATTACCAAGACGCTCGGCAGCATCACCGAAAAGGTCGAGCGGGCCAACGATCTGGAGCGCCAGCTTGCCGAGGGTCGCACCATCGTCGAAATCGATACGGCCTTGATTGATGCCTCATTTGTCGCCGACCGTCTCGATATCGACGCGGCGGAGCTTGGGCAGCTGACGGAGCAGATCCGGGAACACGGACAGCAGGTTCCGATCCTGGTGCGGCCGCACCCGCAGGCCAAGGGCCGCTATCAGGTCGCCTTCGGTCACCGGCGCCTGGCAGCGGCCAAGGCGCTCAAGATCAAGATCAAGGCAGTCGTGCGCGCCTTGACGGACGAGCAGCTCGTCGTCAGCCAGGGCCAGGAAAACAATGCCCGCGCCGATCTGTCCTATATCGAGCGCGCCCTTTTCGCCCATCGGCTGGAGGAGAAGAACTTTGGCGGCGCCGTCATCACCGCAGCTCTCAGTATCGACAGGGCGGCGCTGGCCAAAATGCGCGCTGTCACACGCCAGGTCCCGATTGCTCTGATCACCGCAATCGGCTCTGCGCCGGGGATCGGTCGCCGCCGATGGATGGAGTTTGGTGAGCATCTGGGAAAGGTCGACATCGATGCGCTTATCGAGATGTTGTCCGCGGACAACATTGGCCGATTGTCGAGCGATGACCGGTTTCAGCGAGCATTTGCCTTCGCAACGGCAAGGCAAGCTGCCCTGACGGCGACCTCGGCCTCACAGATCGCTGATCTTCCGGTGAAGTTCAAACGCACGCCGACAACCGCGACTTTCGTCTTCGACAACAAGGCGGCGCCCGGTTTCGACGAATTCGTGCAGGAGAGGCTCGAGCGCCTCTATGCACAATACCGGCAGGAACGGGACGCGGGTTAG
- the repA gene encoding plasmid partitioning protein RepA — MLANPVLKDDQEHLPSLLAADAQELAYQLQQHQAKIFPPLSRKTMRLFSPTEAAGFIGIGEGYLRQIAKDGHGPDPLANGRRQYGAEDMNRIRQALDERNGTPKYVPVRRGAEKLQVVSVMNFKGGSGKTTTSAHLAQYLALRGYRVLAIDLDPQASLSALFGHQPELDVGEGETIYGAIRYESPVSISEVVRSTYTPNLHIIPGNLELMEFEHETPKAMAGGTAESLFFARIGQALTDIESLYDIVVIDCPPQLGFLTMSALCAATSVLITVHPQMLDVMSMSQFLTMTSELMSVVERAGGRTSYDWMRYLVTRFEPNDGPQSQMTGFMRAIFGNRMLQNAMLKSTAISDAGVTKQTLYEVDRAQFIRGTYDRALESMNLVNSEVEAHIRSTWGRR; from the coding sequence ATGCTAGCGAATCCAGTTCTGAAAGACGATCAAGAGCACCTTCCATCGCTTTTGGCAGCGGATGCTCAGGAGCTCGCCTATCAGCTCCAGCAGCACCAGGCAAAAATTTTCCCGCCGCTGTCTCGAAAGACGATGCGGCTGTTTTCCCCGACGGAAGCCGCCGGGTTCATCGGCATCGGCGAGGGTTATCTTCGCCAGATCGCCAAGGACGGCCACGGACCGGACCCCCTTGCCAACGGTCGGCGTCAGTATGGGGCCGAAGACATGAACCGCATCCGTCAGGCACTCGACGAACGTAACGGTACGCCGAAATATGTTCCGGTGCGACGTGGCGCTGAAAAACTCCAGGTCGTCTCCGTCATGAATTTCAAGGGCGGATCCGGCAAGACGACGACCTCCGCGCATCTCGCGCAATATCTGGCACTGCGCGGCTACCGCGTGCTTGCCATCGATCTCGACCCGCAGGCTTCGCTATCGGCGCTCTTCGGCCACCAACCGGAACTCGACGTCGGCGAGGGAGAAACGATTTACGGCGCCATCCGCTACGAGAGCCCGGTATCGATCTCGGAAGTGGTGCGCTCGACCTACACGCCGAACCTTCACATCATTCCCGGCAATCTCGAACTCATGGAATTCGAACATGAGACACCGAAGGCGATGGCGGGTGGTACTGCCGAATCCCTGTTCTTTGCCCGGATCGGTCAGGCGCTGACCGATATCGAAAGTCTTTACGATATCGTCGTCATCGATTGCCCGCCGCAGCTCGGCTTTCTCACGATGTCGGCGCTCTGTGCTGCGACCTCCGTGCTGATCACCGTGCACCCGCAGATGCTTGACGTGATGTCGATGTCGCAGTTCCTGACGATGACAAGCGAACTGATGTCCGTCGTCGAGCGGGCAGGCGGGCGCACAAGCTATGACTGGATGCGTTACCTTGTAACGCGCTTCGAACCCAATGACGGACCGCAGAGCCAGATGACCGGTTTCATGCGGGCGATCTTCGGCAACCGCATGCTGCAGAACGCGATGTTGAAATCCACCGCGATCTCGGACGCCGGCGTCACCAAGCAAACGCTTTATGAGGTTGATCGGGCACAGTTTATCCGAGGAACCTACGACCGCGCCCTGGAATCGATGAACCTCGTCAACAGCGAGGTCGAGGCGCATATCCGTTCTACCTGGGGCAGGAGATAG
- a CDS encoding ImuA family protein produces the protein MARPNANSVISELRARIQHLDGMAARPKNVLPFGVSEIDETLPGGGLAYGAIHEFAGGGAGAVNGAAAALFAAGIAARTHGIVVWCLARADLFAPALAQTGLHPDRVIYVEAIREDYVLEACEEALRFGGLGAVVAETARLPMVASRRLQLAAEASGALGLVIRRWRRPAEAGEFGRPTAAVSRWRISVLPSEPLPVPGIGRTRWHVELIRIKAGESAEFILEACDGQGRLRISSDAADGSHQTRRSVHSG, from the coding sequence ATGGCTCGCCCTAATGCAAACTCTGTGATTTCTGAGCTTCGGGCGCGCATTCAGCACCTTGATGGAATGGCTGCCCGTCCCAAAAACGTCCTTCCCTTCGGCGTCAGCGAGATCGACGAAACGCTACCAGGCGGCGGACTCGCCTATGGTGCAATCCATGAATTTGCCGGCGGTGGGGCCGGCGCCGTCAATGGGGCGGCAGCTGCGCTTTTTGCCGCCGGCATCGCTGCCCGCACGCACGGCATCGTCGTCTGGTGTCTGGCGCGAGCGGACCTTTTTGCTCCTGCGCTGGCGCAGACCGGTCTGCATCCGGACCGGGTCATCTATGTCGAGGCAATCCGCGAGGACTATGTGCTTGAAGCCTGCGAGGAGGCCCTGCGCTTCGGCGGGCTCGGCGCCGTCGTCGCCGAGACGGCGCGCCTGCCTATGGTCGCGTCGCGGCGCCTTCAACTGGCCGCCGAAGCCTCCGGTGCGCTCGGCCTCGTCATCCGGCGCTGGCGCCGTCCGGCCGAGGCCGGCGAGTTCGGGCGCCCGACGGCTGCCGTCTCGCGCTGGCGCATATCGGTCCTGCCGTCGGAGCCGCTTCCGGTTCCCGGCATCGGCAGGACGCGCTGGCATGTCGAGCTGATCCGGATCAAGGCCGGCGAAAGTGCAGAATTCATCCTCGAGGCATGTGATGGTCAGGGTCGTCTCCGTATTTCTTCCGACGCTGCCGACGGATCGCATCAGACGCGCCGATCCGTCCATTCCGGCTGA